From the genome of Sulfurovum sp. NBC37-1, one region includes:
- a CDS encoding TraR/DksA family transcriptional regulator: MTKEEKETIRKKIEEDIETLKEQISTLEEKVKPISPDCSLGRLTRLEAMGEQHVNNKILDESKVRLTRLQNALLRIDKPMFGICIECEEEIGTGRMSVRPESVRCVECANNAQGV, translated from the coding sequence ATGACAAAAGAAGAAAAAGAAACCATACGAAAAAAGATAGAAGAAGATATTGAAACGCTTAAAGAGCAGATCAGCACACTCGAAGAGAAGGTCAAACCCATTTCTCCCGACTGTTCACTGGGACGACTCACCCGGCTCGAAGCGATGGGAGAACAGCATGTCAACAACAAGATACTCGACGAGTCAAAGGTCCGGCTCACCAGACTCCAGAATGCCCTGCTTCGTATCGACAAACCGATGTTCGGTATCTGCATAGAGTGTGAAGAGGAGATAGGTACAGGCCGGATGTCCGTACGCCCGGAAAGTGTCAGATGTGTAGAGTGTGCAAACAACGCACAGGGTGTGTAG
- a CDS encoding thioredoxin domain-containing protein — protein MKSILVWCIMMIGLCAGQSYTNALVKENSPYLQQHAHNPVNWYPWGEEAFKKAAKEHKFIFLSIGYSTCHWCHEMEKESFTDETVAKLLNDDFVSIKVDREEYPQIDKKYQQLYMDYYGERGGWPLSVFMTPEGEVFHLGTYIPKEEGYGSRGLLKMLPDFAALKKDPTKLKRLTEGYKNVQTKGGSSQMLTRDLTKGLLVRTVDDIVKTYDPKNGGFADRPKFPEASKIALLLTIYRLNDDKRAYSMADTTLRKMALSGLYDQIGGGFFRYTTDREWQSPHFEKMLYTNAELIPVYVQMYEETKDPMYKRVVQETIAQMREHFMQEDLYFSASDADSDGEEGGYFIYNYDEVKDALLKKGLSISETEEALAYLGIEEDGNVDGELALPHITGSKEPSRLKEVKRYLKELRKTRSFPFVDTKIITAWNAMMVKALFVASRVDSEYLYDAKKSLGKLWMLMRRDGKLYHQTLYGKAPKQKAILEDYAFLTDALIEGYERSYDERYLSQAKILCEEAVEKFYRKGIWYLSDDRVRTVADFDDRYYTSAESVMLEALLKTAALSEKLKYLSIVKKTIEGQGGVLQSAPAKAAKLTELYLRLKKGDVIIHADRQMLLDAQKEIDSIGYPFVLSKVEQNDEYLACRINSCFAHDRNMTRLIQKIEEAVK, from the coding sequence ATGAAAAGTATTTTAGTATGGTGTATTATGATGATCGGGCTTTGTGCCGGGCAGAGTTACACCAATGCCCTTGTGAAAGAGAATTCCCCCTATCTTCAGCAGCATGCTCACAATCCTGTGAACTGGTACCCCTGGGGTGAAGAGGCGTTTAAGAAAGCCGCGAAAGAACACAAATTCATTTTTCTCTCCATCGGCTACAGTACCTGCCACTGGTGCCATGAGATGGAGAAGGAGAGCTTTACGGATGAAACGGTAGCCAAATTACTGAATGATGACTTTGTGTCCATCAAGGTGGATAGAGAAGAATACCCACAGATAGACAAGAAGTATCAGCAGCTCTATATGGACTATTACGGTGAAAGAGGGGGATGGCCCCTGAGCGTGTTTATGACGCCGGAAGGCGAAGTGTTCCATCTGGGGACGTACATACCCAAAGAGGAGGGATACGGTTCCAGGGGGCTGCTTAAGATGCTGCCTGATTTTGCTGCGCTGAAAAAAGATCCAACGAAGTTGAAGCGTTTGACAGAAGGCTATAAAAATGTGCAGACGAAGGGTGGTTCTTCCCAAATGCTTACACGGGACCTCACGAAAGGTCTGCTTGTAAGGACCGTGGACGATATAGTCAAAACGTACGATCCAAAGAACGGAGGATTTGCTGATCGTCCCAAGTTCCCGGAAGCTTCCAAGATAGCGCTGCTCCTGACCATTTACAGACTGAACGATGACAAAAGGGCCTACAGCATGGCCGATACGACACTGAGAAAAATGGCCCTAAGCGGGCTTTACGACCAGATAGGGGGAGGATTTTTCCGCTACACGACAGACCGGGAGTGGCAGAGTCCGCATTTCGAAAAAATGCTCTATACCAATGCCGAACTGATCCCGGTGTATGTGCAGATGTATGAAGAGACGAAGGACCCTATGTACAAAAGGGTCGTGCAGGAGACCATAGCGCAGATGCGGGAGCACTTTATGCAAGAGGACCTCTACTTTTCCGCAAGCGATGCGGACAGTGACGGAGAAGAGGGCGGTTATTTCATTTACAATTACGACGAAGTGAAAGACGCACTTTTGAAAAAAGGATTGAGCATTTCTGAGACAGAGGAAGCGCTTGCCTATCTGGGAATAGAGGAGGATGGTAATGTGGATGGAGAACTTGCCCTCCCTCATATTACAGGAAGCAAAGAACCTTCAAGGCTTAAAGAGGTCAAACGATACCTGAAGGAACTGCGCAAAACGAGGAGCTTCCCTTTTGTGGATACAAAGATCATTACGGCATGGAATGCGATGATGGTCAAAGCGCTTTTTGTTGCTTCCCGAGTTGATTCAGAGTATCTTTATGATGCAAAAAAGAGTTTGGGAAAACTCTGGATGCTGATGCGTCGTGACGGAAAGCTTTACCATCAGACACTTTACGGAAAAGCACCCAAACAGAAAGCAATATTGGAAGACTATGCTTTTTTGACGGATGCCCTGATAGAAGGTTATGAACGGAGTTATGACGAGCGTTATCTCTCTCAGGCAAAAATATTGTGCGAAGAGGCGGTGGAGAAGTTTTACCGAAAGGGTATTTGGTATCTTAGTGACGATCGGGTCAGAACCGTGGCTGACTTTGATGACCGTTACTATACGTCGGCAGAGAGTGTGATGCTCGAAGCTCTTCTGAAGACAGCTGCGTTGAGTGAAAAACTAAAATACCTAAGTATAGTAAAAAAAACAATAGAGGGACAGGGAGGTGTGCTGCAGAGTGCCCCGGCGAAAGCAGCCAAACTCACAGAATTGTATCTTCGCCTCAAGAAAGGTGATGTTATCATCCATGCGGATAGGCAAATGTTACTTGATGCGCAAAAAGAGATTGATAGTATAGGGTATCCTTTCGTTTTAAGCAAAGTTGAACAGAATGACGAGTATCTTGCCTGCAGGATCAACAGCTGTTTCGCACATGACAGGAATATGACACGATTGATCCAAAAAATAGAAGAGGCGGTGAAGTAG
- a CDS encoding DUF309 domain-containing protein, whose product MLSMNEDLEGALKQYIILLDKGEYFDAHEVLEEAWHPLRLNKDPLANLTKGLINGAVAFEHLKRNKSNASEKARKVMTSYEKHKEIYSDEIRYAILFKAACIKIEELKSAYPEVWC is encoded by the coding sequence ATGCTGAGCATGAACGAAGACCTTGAGGGTGCGCTGAAACAGTACATCATACTGCTGGATAAGGGGGAATACTTTGATGCGCATGAAGTACTTGAAGAAGCCTGGCACCCCCTGCGTCTGAACAAGGACCCTCTGGCAAATCTTACCAAAGGCCTGATCAACGGTGCCGTTGCTTTTGAACATTTGAAGCGCAATAAAAGTAATGCAAGTGAAAAGGCGCGCAAGGTCATGACATCCTACGAGAAGCATAAAGAGATTTATTCAGATGAGATAAGGTATGCGATCCTGTTTAAAGCTGCCTGTATTAAGATTGAAGAGTTGAAAAGCGCATATCCGGAAGTGTGGTGCTGA
- the nhaA gene encoding Na+/H+ antiporter NhaA: protein MDTITSFLKKESSAGILLIIVTVLALILQNSFLSAAYTSFLHTPVEIRFGALHIAKPLLLWVNDGLMAIFFFLIGLEVKREVMEGHLSSLKQITLPGIAAVGGMIVPALIFILFNKGESFAMNGWAIPTATDIAFALGILSLLGPRVPLSLKIFLMALSIIDDLGAIVIIALFYTTDLSTLSITVAAISLAILFIMNRMDVAIKSAYIVIGIILWVSVLKSGVHATLAGVALAFMIPMESKNKKGNRFSMAKEMEHDLHYWVAFLILPLFAFVNAGVDLKGISLEAMSGPVPLGVMLGLFVGKQAGVFGFSWLAIKMGMASLPKESSWMMLYGVSVLTGIGFTMSLFVDSLAYDDTQIYHYADKLAILLGSFLSAATGYLILRMQKNKNVES from the coding sequence ATGGACACTATTACATCATTTCTAAAAAAAGAGTCTTCTGCCGGTATACTGCTGATCATTGTCACTGTTCTGGCACTCATCCTGCAAAACAGTTTTCTCAGTGCCGCCTACACCAGCTTTCTGCATACGCCCGTAGAGATACGTTTTGGTGCACTTCATATAGCCAAGCCGCTTCTTTTGTGGGTCAACGATGGGCTGATGGCTATCTTTTTCTTCCTCATCGGGCTGGAGGTAAAAAGGGAGGTCATGGAGGGGCATCTCTCTTCCCTGAAACAGATCACGCTTCCCGGTATCGCTGCAGTCGGAGGAATGATCGTACCTGCACTGATTTTCATTCTTTTCAACAAAGGCGAATCATTTGCGATGAACGGATGGGCCATTCCTACAGCGACCGATATTGCTTTTGCATTGGGAATCTTATCTCTGCTGGGGCCCCGTGTGCCACTTTCGCTGAAAATCTTTTTAATGGCCCTGTCCATCATCGATGACCTGGGTGCCATTGTAATCATAGCCCTTTTTTATACGACTGACCTTTCCACGCTTTCCATTACCGTGGCAGCCATTTCCCTTGCCATACTTTTCATCATGAACCGTATGGATGTCGCGATCAAATCAGCTTACATCGTCATAGGCATCATACTGTGGGTCTCGGTACTGAAATCCGGTGTACATGCCACCCTGGCGGGAGTAGCACTTGCTTTTATGATCCCTATGGAGTCCAAAAACAAAAAGGGGAATCGCTTTTCCATGGCAAAAGAGATGGAGCACGACCTGCATTACTGGGTTGCCTTCCTGATCCTTCCTCTGTTTGCCTTTGTCAATGCGGGCGTAGATCTCAAAGGGATTTCTCTCGAAGCGATGAGCGGTCCTGTTCCTCTGGGGGTCATGCTGGGGCTCTTTGTCGGTAAACAGGCAGGGGTATTCGGATTCTCATGGCTGGCCATCAAAATGGGTATGGCCTCTTTGCCCAAGGAGAGCAGCTGGATGATGCTCTACGGGGTAAGTGTATTGACAGGGATCGGATTTACTATGAGTCTCTTTGTGGATTCCCTTGCCTACGATGATACACAGATATATCACTATGCCGACAAGCTGGCCATTCTACTTGGATCATTTCTTTCGGCTGCCACAGGATACCTTATCCTGCGTATGCAAAAAAACAAAAATGTAGAGAGTTGA
- a CDS encoding translation initiation factor — protein MAKSKKNLFEMGSDLGDDWQSDNKSKQSSKEKTEIKTPDKHRLHFAREKRRGKTVTIVKPFFLEEDALKKLLKTLKSKLGTGGTVRNDTLEFQGEVQEPLRTLLGEQGYRFRI, from the coding sequence ATGGCAAAATCAAAGAAAAATCTGTTTGAAATGGGTAGCGATCTTGGTGATGACTGGCAGTCAGACAACAAAAGTAAACAGAGTAGCAAAGAGAAAACCGAAATCAAAACACCCGATAAACACCGCTTGCATTTCGCCAGGGAAAAACGGCGAGGAAAGACCGTAACGATTGTCAAGCCTTTCTTTCTGGAAGAAGATGCACTCAAAAAGCTTCTTAAAACACTCAAGTCCAAACTGGGCACAGGCGGTACAGTCAGAAACGACACGCTCGAATTCCAGGGAGAAGTACAGGAGCCTCTGCGCACCCTGCTTGGGGAACAGGGATACAGATTCAGGATATGA
- the lsrK gene encoding autoinducer-2 kinase yields the protein MQYLMAIDAGTGSIRVVIFDTKGNQVSASQQEWTHIEEEGVPNSMTFDTEHNWILVTACIRDALDQARLQGSDIAAVSATSMREGIVLYDENGEALWGVANVDARAAEEVRYLKEQFPDIEEAFYALSGQTFALGALPRILWLKNNRPKLYEEVASVSMIGDWILAKLSGIIATDPSNGGTTGIFSLKERTWVPSMAEKVGLKADIFPSVLEPGTAIGSVTDDAADETGLSTATKVVMGGGDVQLGSAGLGVVKEGQVAILGGSFWQQVVNIKSDTPPPEDMGIRVNPHVVEGLSQAEGITFFSGLIMRWFRDAFCDLEKREAEKSDRDAYAILEEKAKAVPVGSYGIIPIFSDSMKYGKWYHAAPSFINLSIDPEICNKASMFRSLEENACIVSEINLEKVKAFTGLDFEEIVFAGGASKGELWCQILSDVTGCRIRIPTVTEATALGAAMAAGVGTGIYESIPKAAQQLVTWDKTYHPNMDHHRGYREIAEKWQEVYAAQLALVDRGLTTSMWKAPGV from the coding sequence ATGCAATACCTCATGGCGATCGATGCGGGAACAGGAAGTATCAGAGTAGTCATCTTCGATACAAAAGGCAATCAGGTCTCCGCTTCGCAGCAAGAGTGGACACACATAGAGGAGGAAGGTGTACCGAACAGTATGACCTTCGATACGGAACACAACTGGATACTGGTGACTGCCTGCATCAGGGATGCGCTTGATCAGGCACGGCTTCAGGGAAGTGATATCGCCGCTGTGAGTGCGACCAGTATGCGTGAGGGGATCGTACTCTATGATGAAAACGGAGAAGCCCTCTGGGGTGTGGCCAATGTCGATGCCAGAGCTGCCGAAGAAGTAAGATATCTCAAAGAGCAGTTCCCGGACATTGAAGAAGCATTCTATGCCCTGTCCGGACAAACTTTTGCACTGGGTGCACTGCCCAGAATTCTATGGCTGAAGAACAATCGGCCCAAACTTTATGAGGAAGTCGCTTCCGTATCGATGATAGGGGACTGGATACTGGCAAAACTCTCCGGCATCATTGCAACAGACCCCAGCAACGGCGGGACCACCGGTATCTTCTCTCTTAAAGAGCGCACGTGGGTACCCTCCATGGCAGAGAAGGTTGGACTGAAAGCCGATATCTTCCCTTCCGTACTCGAACCCGGTACCGCCATCGGCAGCGTCACGGATGATGCCGCTGATGAAACCGGACTTTCCACAGCTACAAAAGTAGTGATGGGTGGAGGTGATGTGCAGCTTGGTTCTGCCGGACTGGGTGTGGTCAAAGAAGGGCAGGTTGCCATCCTTGGTGGTTCTTTCTGGCAACAGGTGGTCAACATCAAAAGTGACACCCCTCCGCCGGAAGATATGGGTATCCGTGTCAATCCACACGTAGTCGAAGGACTCTCGCAGGCTGAGGGGATCACCTTTTTCAGCGGGCTGATCATGCGCTGGTTCAGGGATGCTTTTTGTGATCTGGAAAAACGGGAAGCTGAGAAAAGTGACAGGGATGCCTATGCGATCCTCGAAGAAAAAGCCAAAGCCGTACCGGTCGGATCCTACGGGATCATACCCATTTTTTCCGACAGTATGAAGTATGGCAAATGGTACCATGCCGCCCCTTCCTTCATCAACCTTTCCATCGATCCGGAAATATGCAATAAAGCCTCCATGTTCAGAAGCCTCGAAGAGAACGCCTGTATCGTCTCGGAGATCAACCTGGAAAAGGTCAAAGCCTTTACCGGCCTGGACTTTGAGGAGATCGTCTTTGCCGGAGGAGCAAGCAAAGGGGAACTCTGGTGCCAGATACTTTCAGATGTCACAGGGTGCCGCATCAGGATTCCCACTGTGACCGAAGCGACCGCACTGGGCGCAGCAATGGCTGCGGGTGTCGGTACAGGCATCTATGAGAGCATTCCCAAAGCGGCTCAGCAGCTGGTGACCTGGGACAAGACGTATCATCCCAATATGGATCACCACAGGGGATATAGGGAAATAGCAGAAAAATGGCAGGAAGTCTATGCAGCGCAGCTTGCCCTGGTGGACCGGGGGCTGACAACATCCATGTGGAAAGCACCGGGAGTTTAG
- a CDS encoding class II aldolase/adducin family protein codes for MKNLWDDTKAAACKDDLKLRVYTSNLLGQSDELVLHGGGNTSVKIRENGEDILYVKGSGWDLVSIKEEGFAPVRLATLLEMAKLESLSDTDMVSGQKAAMTDPKAPNPSVEAILHALIPFKFVDHTHADAVVTISNSKKGKALIEECFPGFLIVPYVMPGFILAHTIYKMTQDFDWKNCKGIILHHHGIFTFDDEAKHSYDKMIEAVTVAEDFLNKRTTLTFNDYEPKASLDTDKLKALIEKAKGHEVIIKTDQSPLALTYASHHKLKTFATRGVLTPEHILRTKRVPLVIEDRDIAGAITEYIAAYIAYFNRHATNEIMLNPAPNYAVVKDYGVVFFGKDEKEADILKDIVAHTMKAVLRADQLGGYRSISEKESFEMEYWELEQAKLKA; via the coding sequence TTGAAGAATCTATGGGACGATACAAAAGCAGCTGCATGCAAGGATGACCTGAAACTTCGGGTCTATACTTCCAACCTGCTTGGGCAGAGTGATGAGCTTGTACTGCATGGTGGAGGCAACACCTCCGTCAAGATCAGAGAGAACGGAGAGGATATTCTCTATGTAAAAGGAAGCGGATGGGATCTTGTATCTATCAAAGAGGAAGGCTTCGCCCCTGTCAGGCTCGCAACTTTGCTGGAAATGGCAAAGCTCGAATCTCTGAGTGATACTGACATGGTGTCTGGACAAAAAGCCGCCATGACCGACCCTAAGGCACCCAATCCTTCGGTGGAAGCAATACTGCATGCGCTGATCCCCTTCAAATTTGTGGACCATACCCATGCCGATGCAGTAGTGACCATTTCGAACTCCAAAAAGGGCAAGGCGCTCATAGAGGAGTGCTTTCCCGGTTTTCTCATCGTCCCCTATGTCATGCCCGGGTTCATCCTTGCACATACTATATACAAAATGACACAGGATTTTGACTGGAAAAACTGCAAAGGGATCATCCTGCATCACCACGGCATTTTCACATTCGATGATGAGGCCAAACACTCCTATGACAAAATGATAGAAGCGGTCACCGTTGCCGAAGATTTCCTGAACAAGAGAACCACACTTACGTTCAATGACTATGAACCGAAAGCAAGCCTCGACACCGACAAGCTCAAAGCATTGATAGAAAAAGCCAAGGGACATGAGGTCATCATAAAAACAGATCAGAGCCCTTTGGCACTGACCTATGCATCACACCATAAGCTGAAAACATTCGCCACAAGAGGCGTCTTGACTCCGGAGCATATCCTCCGGACCAAAAGAGTACCGCTGGTCATCGAGGATCGTGACATTGCAGGAGCCATTACCGAATATATCGCTGCCTACATAGCTTATTTCAATCGTCATGCAACCAATGAGATCATGCTGAACCCCGCGCCGAACTATGCGGTTGTAAAGGATTACGGCGTGGTCTTCTTTGGAAAGGACGAGAAAGAAGCGGACATTCTCAAGGATATTGTGGCGCATACAATGAAAGCTGTACTCAGAGCAGACCAGCTCGGAGGGTACCGGAGCATCAGTGAAAAAGAGAGTTTCGAAATGGAATACTGGGAACTCGAACAGGCAAAGCTTAAAGCGTAG
- a CDS encoding putative quinol monooxygenase, which produces MTITKRVTFIAKEGSEEKMKELLSAMVAPSKAEEGCIFYEIFQYENKPRKFMAVETWRDEAALDGHKASAHYAVYKSSYEPYCEKKYTDELIVLG; this is translated from the coding sequence ATGACCATTACCAAACGTGTGACATTCATTGCCAAAGAGGGAAGCGAAGAGAAGATGAAGGAGCTGCTTTCTGCCATGGTGGCGCCCAGCAAAGCCGAAGAGGGATGCATCTTCTACGAGATCTTCCAGTATGAGAACAAGCCCCGCAAGTTCATGGCGGTCGAGACCTGGAGGGACGAAGCGGCGCTCGACGGACACAAAGCTTCCGCGCACTACGCTGTCTACAAGTCAAGCTACGAACCCTACTGCGAAAAGAAATATACCGATGAACTCATCGTGTTGGGATAA
- a CDS encoding YaaA family protein, with the protein MKILLAPSETKISGGEAPFRLDTLFFPELLPYRTKLLHSYTNILQKGDMQVLSKMFGLKKEADIRSHIRDIVHEPAMKAIERYTGVAFDHLSYTALDTKAQKYIDEHVILNSNLFGYLRADDLIPEYRLKQGEPVGEIRVEKFYHEHGAAEMEKYLSNEEILDLRAGFYDKFYKPAKPYTTLKFIKEGKVVSHWAKAYRGIVLKEIAKRGVESIDDFMKLPIQGLAIQEIQTKKNKTEIIYSIEA; encoded by the coding sequence ATGAAGATACTACTGGCACCCAGCGAAACCAAGATATCCGGAGGAGAAGCACCCTTCAGGCTTGATACACTTTTTTTCCCCGAACTTTTGCCCTACCGGACCAAACTGCTGCACAGCTATACCAATATTCTTCAAAAAGGCGATATGCAGGTACTTTCTAAAATGTTCGGCCTGAAAAAAGAGGCGGATATCCGTTCACATATCAGAGACATCGTTCATGAGCCGGCCATGAAAGCCATCGAACGCTACACCGGTGTGGCCTTTGACCATCTTTCCTACACCGCGCTGGATACAAAGGCACAGAAATACATAGATGAGCATGTCATCCTCAACTCCAACCTCTTCGGATATCTCCGGGCCGACGACCTCATCCCGGAGTACCGTCTCAAACAAGGAGAGCCTGTCGGGGAGATCAGGGTGGAGAAGTTCTATCATGAGCATGGTGCAGCAGAAATGGAAAAATACCTTTCGAATGAGGAGATCCTCGACCTGCGTGCCGGCTTCTACGACAAGTTCTACAAACCCGCCAAACCCTACACTACTCTCAAATTCATCAAGGAGGGCAAAGTGGTCAGCCACTGGGCGAAGGCTTACCGGGGTATCGTACTGAAAGAGATCGCCAAAAGGGGAGTTGAAAGTATTGACGATTTCATGAAGCTGCCTATTCAGGGACTTGCCATACAGGAGATACAGACCAAAAAGAACAAAACTGAAATCATCTATAGCATAGAAGCATAA
- the tuf gene encoding elongation factor Tu: MAKEKFERTKPHINIGTIGHVDHGKTTLTAAITAVLAVAGDTELMDYDAIDNAPEERERGITIATSHVEYETATRHYAHVDCPGHADYVKNMITGAAQMDGAILVIAATDGPMAQTREHILLSKQVGVPYIVVFLNKEDQLDDEDKEEMLELVEMEVRELLSEYDFPGDDTPIVAGSAFQALEEAKTGTLGEWSAKIMELMDAVDEYIPEPKRETDKDFLMAIEDIFTIQGRGTVVTGKVDRGQVCVGDEVEIVGLKDTQKTTVTGVEMFRKEMDCGIAGDNCGVLIRGIDKEAVQRGMVLCKPGSITPHTQFEAEVYVLTKEEGGRHTPFFDNYRPQFYVRTTDVTGSVKLQEGTEMVMPGDNVKINVELIAPIALDEGTRFAIREGGRTVGAGVVSKIIA; this comes from the coding sequence ATGGCTAAAGAAAAATTCGAACGAACAAAACCGCATATTAACATCGGTACTATTGGTCACGTTGACCACGGAAAAACTACACTGACAGCTGCTATTACAGCGGTACTTGCTGTTGCAGGTGATACTGAACTCATGGATTATGATGCAATCGATAATGCACCAGAAGAGAGAGAAAGAGGAATTACAATTGCTACTTCTCACGTAGAATACGAAACTGCAACCAGACACTACGCACACGTAGACTGTCCAGGTCACGCTGACTATGTTAAGAACATGATCACCGGTGCTGCTCAAATGGACGGTGCGATCCTTGTTATCGCTGCAACTGACGGACCAATGGCTCAGACTAGAGAGCACATCCTTCTTTCCAAGCAGGTAGGTGTACCATACATCGTTGTATTCCTGAACAAAGAAGATCAGCTTGATGATGAAGATAAAGAAGAGATGCTTGAGCTCGTAGAGATGGAAGTACGTGAACTTCTTTCTGAGTATGACTTCCCGGGTGATGATACGCCAATCGTAGCCGGTTCTGCATTTCAGGCACTTGAAGAAGCTAAAACTGGTACCCTTGGTGAGTGGTCAGCAAAAATCATGGAACTTATGGATGCAGTAGATGAGTACATTCCTGAGCCAAAAAGAGAAACTGACAAAGATTTCCTTATGGCAATCGAAGATATCTTTACTATCCAGGGCCGTGGTACGGTTGTAACCGGTAAAGTTGACAGAGGTCAGGTATGTGTTGGTGACGAAGTTGAGATCGTTGGTCTTAAAGATACTCAGAAAACAACTGTAACCGGTGTTGAAATGTTCCGTAAGGAAATGGACTGTGGTATCGCTGGTGACAACTGTGGTGTTCTTATCAGAGGTATCGATAAAGAAGCTGTACAAAGAGGTATGGTTCTCTGTAAGCCAGGTTCAATCACACCACATACTCAGTTCGAAGCTGAAGTATATGTACTTACTAAAGAGGAAGGTGGTAGACACACTCCATTCTTTGATAACTACAGACCACAGTTCTACGTACGTACAACAGACGTAACTGGTTCAGTGAAACTTCAAGAAGGTACTGAGATGGTTATGCCAGGTGACAACGTTAAGATCAATGTTGAGCTTATTGCTCCGATCGCGCTTGACGAAGGTACAAGATTCGCTATCCGTGAGGGTGGTAGAACTGTTGGTGCCGGTGTTGTTTCCAAGATCATCGCTTAA
- the rpmG gene encoding 50S ribosomal protein L33: MRETVHLGCEKCTRRNYHTTKNKKTTTEKLALKKYCKWCKEHTVHKEMKL; this comes from the coding sequence ATGAGAGAAACAGTTCACCTTGGTTGTGAGAAGTGTACAAGACGTAACTATCACACAACAAAGAATAAAAAAACAACAACAGAAAAACTTGCACTGAAAAAGTATTGTAAATGGTGTAAAGAACATACTGTTCACAAAGAGATGAAGCTGTAA
- the secE gene encoding preprotein translocase subunit SecE, translating into MGKISTFIANAKAELHKVIFPTKVQVRQAFLAVLLVVTVISIFLALVDLLMSSIISSVL; encoded by the coding sequence ATGGGAAAAATTTCAACATTTATTGCAAACGCGAAAGCGGAGTTACATAAAGTAATATTTCCAACAAAAGTACAAGTAAGACAAGCATTTTTGGCAGTCCTCCTCGTAGTGACTGTAATATCAATATTTTTAGCATTGGTTGACCTTTTGATGTCATCAATCATTTCATCAGTTTTATAA
- the nusG gene encoding transcription termination/antitermination protein NusG, producing the protein MAFQWYAIQTYSGSELSVKRAIEQLVADYGMEDKVERIVVPTEEVIEVKNGEKKITERTLYPGYAFAHIDLDTDLWHKIQSLPRVSRFIGEQKTPTALTEADIKVILDKMEQKAAPRPKVDFETGEMVRIVDGPFANFTGMVEEYDLDHGKLKLNVSIFGRNTPVEILYTQVEKII; encoded by the coding sequence ATGGCTTTTCAGTGGTATGCAATTCAAACATATTCAGGTAGTGAACTATCTGTCAAAAGAGCAATTGAACAACTTGTTGCCGATTACGGTATGGAAGATAAAGTTGAACGTATCGTCGTCCCTACAGAAGAGGTTATCGAAGTGAAGAACGGTGAGAAGAAGATCACTGAGAGAACACTTTATCCCGGGTATGCTTTCGCACATATAGACCTGGATACTGATCTTTGGCATAAGATACAGTCTCTGCCAAGAGTATCTAGATTTATCGGTGAACAAAAGACACCTACCGCTCTGACTGAAGCGGATATCAAAGTGATTTTGGACAAAATGGAGCAGAAAGCTGCACCAAGACCAAAAGTCGATTTCGAAACAGGTGAAATGGTACGTATCGTAGACGGACCGTTCGCAAACTTTACAGGAATGGTCGAAGAGTATGATCTCGACCATGGAAAGCTGAAGTTGAATGTTTCGATCTTTGGTAGAAACACACCGGTCGAGATCCTCTACACTCAGGTAGAAAAAATTATATAA
- the rplK gene encoding 50S ribosomal protein L11, translating into MAKKIAEKFKMMIPAGSANPSPPVGPALGQRGVNIMEFCKAFNEKTKDKMGFKIPVIVTVYVDKSFTFETKQPPASDLILKAAGIKKGTDNPILNKVGSITKAKLDEVIDQKIADLNTNDREAAAKILAGTCRSMGIEIVD; encoded by the coding sequence ATGGCAAAAAAGATAGCTGAAAAGTTTAAAATGATGATCCCTGCCGGATCAGCTAACCCATCACCGCCGGTAGGTCCAGCACTTGGACAGCGTGGTGTAAATATTATGGAGTTTTGTAAAGCTTTTAACGAAAAGACAAAAGACAAAATGGGATTCAAGATTCCTGTTATCGTAACAGTATATGTAGACAAGAGTTTTACATTTGAAACGAAGCAGCCACCTGCAAGTGACCTTATCCTCAAGGCTGCCGGTATCAAAAAAGGTACAGACAACCCGATACTCAACAAAGTAGGGTCTATCACCAAAGCAAAACTCGATGAGGTCATCGATCAGAAGATCGCTGACCTTAATACGAATGACAGAGAAGCGGCTGCAAAGATCCTTGCGGGTACTTGTAGAAGTATGGGTATCGAGATCGTAGACTAA